A window of the Clostridia bacterium genome harbors these coding sequences:
- a CDS encoding linear amide C-N hydrolase has protein sequence MCTNISFQRNSKDAPMISARTMDFVEELLTKIYFTPRGQSFPAAALPGEIQWKNKYAFVSMVHGRPGVPILCSSDGLNEAGLSAASLWLQCSKYPNPTPGTPILCNARFVSFVLGNFRSVDEVKAALTKLTIIDPTQTQTSSEAPLHFIISDASGNHLIVEFIDGEMKTYTNNIGVLTNDPPFDWHLTNLYNYENLSLRNNPKPCPDVELFGSGQLGSPGDPTSASRFIRAELLRHSTFQPKNTQESVGLALQILQTLAVPCGTLNMSTSKSKFDWTQWGVIRDHTNRSIYFYSAFNSRLYGIHLKNLDLNGSTQKTTDIIKTTWYVDLTNKLE, from the coding sequence ATGTGTACTAATATATCATTTCAGAGAAATTCAAAGGATGCTCCTATGATTTCAGCACGAACGATGGATTTTGTTGAAGAACTTCTAACAAAAATCTACTTTACACCTCGTGGCCAGTCGTTTCCTGCAGCCGCACTGCCTGGAGAAATCCAATGGAAGAACAAATACGCATTTGTCAGTATGGTGCATGGTCGGCCTGGGGTTCCCATATTATGTTCTTCCGATGGTTTGAACGAAGCAGGACTTTCTGCTGCTTCCTTATGGTTGCAGTGCAGTAAGTACCCAAATCCCACGCCAGGCACTCCTATACTTTGCAATGCAAGGTTTGTAAGCTTTGTATTAGGAAATTTCAGGAGTGTTGATGAAGTAAAAGCAGCGCTTACTAAACTAACGATAATCGACCCAACTCAAACTCAAACCTCTTCCGAAGCCCCGCTGCACTTTATTATCAGCGATGCCTCAGGAAACCACTTGATTGTGGAATTTATTGACGGAGAGATGAAGACTTATACTAATAATATAGGTGTGTTAACTAATGATCCACCATTTGATTGGCATCTTACCAATCTATATAATTACGAAAACTTAAGCCTCAGAAATAACCCTAAGCCTTGTCCGGATGTAGAGCTTTTCGGCAGCGGCCAGCTCGGAAGTCCCGGCGATCCAACATCTGCCTCCCGTTTCATTCGGGCAGAACTTCTGCGGCACAGTACTTTTCAACCAAAGAATACCCAGGAAAGTGTTGGATTAGCCCTACAAATACTGCAAACCCTCGCAGTACCTTGCGGTACACTCAATATGAGCACTTCTAAATCCAAGTTCGATTGGACGCAGTGGGGAGTTATCAGGGATCATACCAACCGCAGTATTTATTTCTATAGTGCCTTTAATAGCAGGTTATACGGCATACATCTAAAAAACCTGGATCTGAATGGCTCAACACAAAAAACTACCGACATTATCAAGACTACCTGGTACGTGGATTTAACTAATAAGCTCGAATAA
- the rnr gene encoding ribonuclease R, which translates to MKEERKERILAFMREDAYKPLLFKELAMVLDVPKTDMDEFGSIVEELENEGKIFKTHRDRYGIPERMSLVVGRIQGNERGYGFVLPEDEKLGDVFIAADALNGAMHNDRVIARINKKLATDKRAEGEVIRILKRANDTIVGTFESSKYFGFVVPDNKRISSDIFIPKDEFNKAKPGQKVIAEIVKWPEKRRNAEGRIVEIIGDKNEPGTDILSIIKTYSLKEDFPEDVIKQAEAVPDTVTESMTAGRRDLRQLKMITIDSEDAKDLDDAVSVEILPDGNYRLGVHIADVSHYVTEGSPLDKEALKRGTSVYLVDRVIPMLPRKLSNGICSLNPKVDRLAFTVMMDIDSNGKVLGHDIFESVININERMTYKNVYKILVENDNKLIKQYDYLIEDFKNMEKLAMILRKRRFSRGAIDFDFEEAKIILDEKGKPVDIKRYEITVANKIIEEFMLACNETVAEHFFWANVPFVYRIHEDPDTERIESFSEFVHNLGYTLKGINKIHPKALQELLSKVKGTKEERIISTVMLRSLSKARYSNQNTGHFGLAAKYYSHFTSPIRRYPDLIIHRIMKEFLKGKMSTGREQSLNESLPEVARICSERERAAEEAERETEDLKKVEYMKEHEGEIFEGIISNVTSFGMFIEMDNTIEGLVRMSSMEDDYYIYNEKQYCLVGERTRKTYRIGDVVRVKLAKADIATRKIDFILAEDEDGNESKIKEVNEKEEKPKKSRRRKNPVDKEVLLNIMGKKKRKKKKGKE; encoded by the coding sequence ATGAAGGAAGAAAGAAAAGAACGTATACTGGCTTTTATGCGAGAGGATGCTTACAAGCCTCTGCTTTTTAAAGAACTCGCCATGGTACTGGATGTTCCGAAAACTGACATGGACGAATTTGGGAGTATAGTTGAAGAGCTTGAGAATGAAGGAAAAATATTCAAGACACATCGGGATAGGTATGGAATACCTGAAAGGATGAGTCTTGTTGTAGGGCGTATACAGGGAAATGAGCGTGGTTATGGATTTGTCCTACCCGAAGATGAAAAACTGGGCGATGTATTTATTGCTGCCGATGCTTTAAATGGTGCTATGCACAATGATAGGGTAATAGCCAGAATAAATAAGAAGCTGGCAACTGATAAAAGGGCTGAAGGTGAAGTTATCAGAATACTGAAAAGAGCTAATGATACTATCGTCGGAACATTTGAAAGCAGTAAATATTTCGGCTTTGTAGTACCGGATAACAAAAGGATTTCAAGTGATATTTTCATTCCCAAAGATGAATTTAACAAAGCCAAACCCGGGCAAAAAGTTATTGCCGAAATCGTTAAGTGGCCAGAAAAACGGAGAAATGCCGAAGGCAGAATAGTTGAGATTATCGGTGATAAAAATGAGCCTGGCACGGATATATTATCTATAATTAAGACATATAGTCTGAAGGAAGATTTTCCGGAGGATGTAATTAAACAGGCTGAAGCAGTACCGGATACGGTTACTGAAAGCATGACTGCGGGGCGGAGAGATTTAAGACAGCTAAAGATGATAACTATAGACAGTGAAGATGCAAAAGACCTGGATGATGCGGTTTCAGTTGAAATACTTCCTGACGGTAATTACAGATTGGGAGTACACATAGCTGATGTAAGTCACTATGTGACTGAAGGCTCACCCCTTGATAAGGAAGCGTTAAAACGTGGAACAAGTGTTTATCTGGTGGACAGGGTGATACCCATGCTTCCAAGAAAGCTTTCAAATGGGATTTGCAGCCTAAACCCCAAGGTGGACAGGTTGGCATTTACTGTAATGATGGATATTGACTCAAACGGCAAGGTTTTAGGCCATGATATATTTGAGAGCGTAATAAATATCAATGAGAGAATGACTTATAAAAATGTATATAAAATTCTTGTTGAAAATGATAATAAACTAATAAAACAGTACGATTATCTTATAGAGGATTTTAAAAACATGGAGAAGCTAGCCATGATATTACGCAAGAGGAGGTTTTCCAGAGGGGCAATAGATTTTGATTTTGAAGAAGCGAAAATCATATTGGATGAAAAAGGCAAGCCTGTAGATATCAAGCGATATGAAATTACTGTAGCAAATAAGATTATTGAAGAATTCATGCTTGCATGTAATGAAACTGTGGCTGAACACTTTTTCTGGGCCAATGTACCTTTTGTCTACAGAATACATGAAGACCCCGACACTGAGAGAATCGAATCCTTCAGTGAATTCGTTCACAACCTGGGATATACATTGAAGGGTATAAATAAGATTCATCCGAAAGCGCTGCAAGAGCTGCTTTCGAAAGTAAAAGGCACGAAAGAGGAAAGAATAATCAGCACTGTAATGCTAAGATCTTTATCAAAAGCAAGATACAGCAACCAGAACACAGGGCATTTTGGACTGGCAGCGAAGTATTATTCCCATTTTACCTCACCCATAAGAAGATATCCTGACCTCATAATACACAGGATTATGAAGGAATTCCTGAAAGGGAAAATGAGTACCGGCAGAGAACAGTCGCTGAACGAAAGTCTGCCCGAAGTGGCAAGGATATGCTCTGAAAGGGAACGGGCGGCAGAGGAAGCTGAGAGGGAGACTGAAGATCTTAAAAAAGTGGAATACATGAAGGAGCATGAAGGAGAAATCTTTGAGGGAATTATATCAAATGTCACATCCTTTGGTATGTTCATAGAGATGGATAATACTATTGAAGGTCTGGTAAGAATGAGTAGTATGGAAGATGATTACTATATATATAATGAAAAGCAGTATTGCCTGGTAGGTGAAAGAACAAGGAAAACATACAGAATTGGTGATGTAGTGCGTGTGAAACTTGCAAAAGCTGACATTGCCACTAGAAAGATAGACTTTATACTGGCTGAAGATGAGGATGGCAATGAATCAAAGATTAAAGAAGTAAATGAGAAAGAAGAAAAGCCTAAAAAGAGCAGACGTAGAAAAAATCCGGTAGATAAGGAAGTATTGCTTAATATAATGGGCAAAAAGAAGAGGAAAAAGAAAAAAGGTAAAGAATAA
- a CDS encoding MBL fold metallo-hydrolase, whose amino-acid sequence MKVRRIIVLSLIISVLCVFTAGCTDKKAEEKNGSVKQTVTLESNETTDKDNTGGAEEKSTAKMPITKNDSGKTLIQRVSTDKTYSNTFMITSKSGTVVIADPYTMPDGIIKSVDTICSTHTHYDHVDAIFSDQFNCKKSLGKAENFKVKDISITSIASSHDDLEISPENPTNVIYIFEVDGLRIAHMGDIGQESLTDEQIKQLGKIDIAFMQFENSYSNMSLENEKGLKLIEQLKPQIIIPTHSSADATKKIGEIAGKLETVENIFEVSKDDLKDSGRKVIDLINTLY is encoded by the coding sequence ATGAAGGTACGGAGAATAATTGTATTATCACTGATTATTTCAGTGCTGTGCGTATTTACAGCAGGTTGTACGGATAAAAAGGCAGAGGAGAAAAATGGCAGTGTGAAACAAACAGTTACACTGGAGAGCAATGAAACTACGGATAAGGATAATACTGGTGGAGCTGAAGAAAAAAGTACTGCAAAAATGCCCATAACAAAAAACGATTCGGGAAAAACCTTGATACAGCGAGTGTCAACAGATAAAACCTATAGCAATACATTTATGATTACTTCAAAAAGTGGAACAGTAGTTATAGCGGATCCATATACAATGCCTGACGGTATAATTAAAAGTGTCGATACCATATGCAGCACACATACCCATTACGATCATGTGGATGCGATCTTTTCGGACCAGTTTAATTGCAAAAAATCCCTCGGTAAAGCAGAGAATTTCAAAGTAAAAGATATAAGTATAACCTCTATTGCATCATCACATGATGATCTTGAGATTTCACCTGAAAATCCTACCAATGTAATTTATATCTTCGAAGTGGATGGATTAAGGATTGCACACATGGGTGATATAGGGCAGGAATCTCTGACTGATGAACAAATAAAGCAGCTGGGGAAAATAGATATAGCATTTATGCAGTTTGAAAACAGTTATTCAAACATGTCGCTGGAAAATGAAAAAGGATTGAAACTGATAGAACAGCTAAAGCCTCAGATAATTATTCCTACTCATAGTTCAGCCGATGCAACAAAAAAGATAGGTGAAATCGCAGGAAAACTTGAGACTGTAGAGAATATTTTTGAAGTTAGTAAGGATGATTTGAAAGATTCGGGAAGAAAGGTAATTGATCTGATAAATACACTGTATTAA
- the secG gene encoding preprotein translocase subunit SecG has translation MSVVGYIFTAIHIIFCLSIIVIVLLQSGKTAGISGAISGGAETFFGKNKGRTIDALLSKYTAVAAIAFLITSILVYALASKLI, from the coding sequence TTGAGCGTAGTTGGTTACATTTTTACTGCAATACACATAATCTTCTGTTTATCAATAATAGTAATAGTACTTTTGCAGTCAGGAAAAACAGCTGGTATATCCGGCGCAATTTCCGGCGGTGCAGAAACATTTTTCGGTAAGAACAAGGGTAGGACAATAGATGCATTGCTCAGTAAATATACAGCGGTTGCAGCTATAGCCTTTCTTATTACTTCAATACTGGTATACGCCTTAGCAAGCAAATTGATATAA
- a CDS encoding DUF523 domain-containing protein, with amino-acid sequence MIIVSACLAGISCRYNGEGSLDGEIRKLLQEGRAIPLCPEQLGGCPTPRRKAEIYKGTGGDVLDGKCIIVDEKGEDVTTRFVRGAEEVLKIAKIVGADKAFLKANSPSCGCGQIYDGTFSGNLTIGNGVTAELLIRNGIIVKSESEIGNK; translated from the coding sequence ATGATAATTGTGAGTGCATGTCTGGCAGGTATAAGCTGTAGATATAATGGAGAGGGCAGTCTTGACGGAGAAATTAGGAAACTGCTTCAGGAAGGCAGGGCAATCCCGTTGTGTCCCGAGCAGCTTGGAGGATGTCCTACTCCAAGGAGAAAAGCTGAAATATATAAGGGGACTGGTGGGGATGTTTTAGACGGTAAATGTATTATTGTAGATGAAAAGGGTGAGGATGTAACCACCAGGTTTGTAAGAGGGGCGGAGGAAGTATTGAAAATAGCAAAAATAGTTGGTGCTGATAAAGCATTCTTGAAGGCAAACAGCCCTTCTTGCGGATGCGGACAAATCTATGACGGCACTTTTTCGGGTAATTTGACCATAGGGAATGGAGTTACAGCTGAGCTGCTTATAAGGAACGGTATAATAGTGAAATCCGAGAGCGAAATAGGCAATAAATAA
- a CDS encoding AraC family transcriptional regulator, translating to MVLETIGKQIYIGLKIPLWQNLEEKFLHKRVIDRFRLVLIEKGSGILKVGGNRVLFNAPMVFCISENEEVILEKSIQLKASSVYFSPEAVNSALTFENIRSDSAGISEIERNDCILFEPFHIRHNGYHGQLQLTPSTFSRIIQLLGFIGKELGEQKNYYWPCRSRSFFIELLFIAKSIFLISQTDNSVVLDEKSEVCLNQIALYLNSNYEKKITVPDLSKAFNINKIILNENFKERFGMPVIPYLVKLRICLATMLLRNTMIPISEIMERTGFNDLANFTRIFHKEEGLSPGEYREKNCWLLK from the coding sequence ATGGTGTTAGAAACTATAGGGAAACAGATATATATCGGGCTGAAAATTCCTTTGTGGCAAAACCTTGAGGAAAAATTCCTGCATAAACGTGTGATTGACAGGTTTAGGCTGGTTCTTATAGAAAAGGGGTCAGGAATACTTAAGGTTGGGGGAAACAGGGTTTTATTCAATGCACCGATGGTTTTCTGCATAAGTGAAAATGAAGAGGTTATACTGGAAAAAAGCATACAGCTTAAGGCAAGCTCTGTCTATTTTAGCCCAGAGGCCGTAAATAGTGCACTGACTTTCGAAAACATAAGGAGTGACAGCGCTGGAATATCAGAAATAGAGCGTAATGACTGTATACTTTTTGAACCGTTTCATATCAGACATAACGGTTATCATGGGCAGTTGCAATTAACACCTTCTACATTTAGCAGAATAATACAGTTGCTCGGTTTTATAGGGAAAGAGCTTGGAGAGCAGAAGAATTATTATTGGCCGTGCCGCAGCAGATCTTTTTTCATTGAACTTTTGTTTATAGCTAAAAGCATATTTTTAATTTCACAGACAGATAATAGTGTGGTATTAGATGAAAAATCCGAAGTTTGCTTGAACCAGATAGCATTATATCTGAATTCGAATTATGAAAAAAAGATTACTGTGCCGGATTTATCCAAAGCATTCAATATTAATAAGATTATACTGAATGAAAATTTCAAAGAGCGATTCGGGATGCCGGTTATTCCTTACCTAGTAAAATTGCGTATCTGTCTTGCAACTATGCTGCTGAGAAATACAATGATTCCTATATCGGAGATAATGGAAAGGACAGGGTTTAATGACCTGGCCAATTTTACGAGAATATTCCATAAAGAAGAGGGGTTATCTCCTGGTGAATACAGAGAGAAGAACTGCTGGCTGCTAAAATGA
- a CDS encoding HDIG domain-containing protein gives MERIEALKELKSRLTNNNLIKHSLAVEAIMRELASYFREDGEKWGLAGLMHDIDYDNTAAEPSKHSILGAEILEELGVDEAIVYAVRAHNNYHGIERKRKMDKALYAADPVSGLITAAALILPSKKLDDVDVNFIMKRFSEKGFAKGANREQITSCKELGLDLEQFIGISLEAMKKISSELGL, from the coding sequence ATGGAGAGGATAGAGGCTCTTAAAGAATTGAAAAGCAGGCTTACCAACAATAATCTTATCAAGCATTCACTTGCCGTTGAGGCAATCATGAGGGAGTTGGCTTCATATTTTAGGGAGGATGGGGAGAAGTGGGGACTGGCAGGATTGATGCATGATATAGATTATGACAATACTGCTGCAGAGCCTTCCAAACATAGTATCTTGGGAGCTGAAATCCTTGAAGAGCTTGGTGTGGATGAGGCCATAGTCTATGCTGTCAGAGCGCACAACAATTATCATGGAATCGAAAGAAAGAGGAAGATGGATAAGGCACTATATGCAGCTGATCCCGTTTCAGGTCTGATAACTGCTGCGGCACTGATACTTCCTTCGAAAAAACTTGATGATGTGGATGTGAATTTCATAATGAAGAGGTTTAGTGAAAAAGGTTTTGCGAAAGGTGCAAACAGAGAACAGATCACATCCTGTAAGGAACTTGGACTAGATTTGGAACAGTTTATAGGCATTTCACTGGAGGCTATGAAAAAAATATCATCAGAGCTTGGATTATAG